The proteins below are encoded in one region of Patescibacteria group bacterium:
- a CDS encoding helix-turn-helix transcriptional regulator, with translation MLITKSKNISKIFGKNLKKLRVEKQMSQGDIARALGVHRSYISGLERGVRNPTLINIERIARAMGAEIRKLLE, from the coding sequence ATGTTGATAACGAAAAGTAAAAACATTTCAAAAATATTTGGGAAAAACTTAAAAAAACTTAGAGTGGAAAAACAAATGTCTCAAGGTGATATTGCACGAGCTTTAGGTGTGCATCGCTCTTATATCAGTGGTCTGGAAAGAGGAGTTAGAAATCCTACACTAATCAATATTGAACGCATAGCTAGGGCAATGGGTGCTGAAATAAGAAAATTATTAGAGT